A stretch of DNA from Spirosoma endbachense:
TCGCTGGCCACGGCTGCAATTTCATTGCCACAGGTTGCTTTTCCGTCTGCTCCAAAAGCCGATGAGTTTGTCGAGGTGGCGATTACGCATGGCCGGATACGGGGTATGCGTAAGGAAGGAGTGAATCTGTTTAAAGGCATACCCTACGGGGGCCGCATTTCGGGTGATCGACGATTTCGGCGGCCTGCTCCTTTAGAAAAATGGACGGGGGTTCGAGATGCTCTGGAGTTTGGTGCACCGGCTATTCAGAACCCCCGGCGCAATGAGCCTGCTCCATCGGAAGACTGTCTTTTCTTAAATGTGTGGACACCTGCCAATGACCACAAGAAGCGGCCTGTCCTGTTTTACAGTCACGGTGGGGGCTTCGTGGTCGGTTCGGGCGCTTCCGGAGGGCAGGATGGGTCTAATCTGGCTCGAAACTTTGATGTGGTGGTTGTGGAAACCAACCACCGGCTTGGTTTATTAGGCTTTCTGTATCTGGATGACATCGGCGGACCCGACTATGCCGGATCGGGCAACATGGGCATGCTGGATATCGTGGATGGGCTAAAGTGGGTTCATGACAACATTGCCCAGTTTGGGGGCGATCCTGCCAACGTGATGATCTGGGGCGAATCGGGTGGCGGGGCCAAAACGTCCTGTTTGTATGCTATGCCTTCGGCGGCTCCTTATTTCAACAAAGCTTCTATTGAAAGCGGTCCCGGTGTTCGGATGACACCGAAGGAGACAGCCGCCGAAACGACTGCCCTGCTTTTAAAAGAATTGAACATAGACCCCAAAGACTGGAAAAAGTTGCTGGACGTACCGGCGGCTGATTTACTGGCCATTCAGGGTAAATTACCTTCTGTGGCACCGTTTCTGGGGAAAAATACAAAGGGGGCTGTGCTACGTAGAGCAGGAGGCTTTGGCCCCGTGGTCGATGGCGTCGTTCTGCCGCATCATCCGTTCGATCCAACAGCGCCCGCTCTATCTAAAAACAAACCCTTACTGGTTGGCTGGAACGAGGACGAGTACACCTTTTTCGCCTGGGAGCGAAAAGACACGGAGTTTGCTAAACTGGATTTCGACGGTTTACAGAAACGGCTGGAACCTCAATACGGCGAGGATACCCCTAAACTGATCGCTGCCTATCGCAAAGCAAGACCCAATGCCACAGCCCCACAACTATATATTGCCATTTCCTCCATTGCCATGATGGGTCTGGGCTCAGTAGACATTGCCGAAAAAAAGGTTAAAGAAGGGGGAGCACCGGTTTATCTCTACAATTTTGGCTACAAGTCCGAGAAACCTATTCCTGGTACGGATTATCCGATGGGAACGCCCCATGCCATGGATATTTCGTTCAAATTCAATAATGAAATTCCGCCCAGAGATGGGTCCGCGCCAAAAGAGAGCTTCTTTGGCGGCAATCGACCTGAGCGGTTTGTAGCCTCACATCACTTTGCCGAATTATGGACCACGTTTGCCCGTACCGGTAAGCCAGCGGCTAAAGATGTACCCCAATGGCCAGCTTATAATCTCAAGACCCGGCCTACCATGCGGATTGATGCTCAGTGCGAAATCATTGACAACCGCTTCAGCCAGGAGCTGGCCATGTGGCGTTCGATTGGTAAATTATAGTTGGGACATTATAGGTGTGATGTCCCACGTAAACGTTTATCCTGCTGGAATAAAACTGATTATAACGATAGTAATTGGGTCAAAGCGCGCGTCATCGGCCCAGGTCTGACCAAAGACGCAGCGGTCAATTCTACCGGCTGGATGCTGGTACCCTCCCCATTGCCTCCCAAGGAAATGACACGGCAACGTTTGGCGTCTACCCGCCAGGTCGAAGGAGTCCAGGTTCCGGCGGGATTTCCGGCTGCTAAAACCCAGGTGAGTATACCAGCCAACTCCCGTGCGACGATTCTGCTGGATCAGGGCTTTCTGACGAATGCCTATCCAACGCTACTCTTCAGCGGTGGGCGACAGGCGGGAATATCGATGGGGTATGCCGAAGGACTCTACATTGGCAAGAAGGAAGCCTTAAATGCGGCAAGAGTGCCATCACTTCCTAAGGGAAATCGTAATGAGATCGATGATAAACTGTTCATTGGCCGGGCCGACAGTGTCGTTATTCTAACGAAGGCTATCAGGAAGCAAATCGTCCAGCGAATGAAGGGGGGTACGAATAGATTATATGGCTTGGCCTGCTATAAATGGGCGTTTTTGTCGACGATCCGAGTAGGATTCATCCTCCAATTGGGGTACTTCCGTGTGGTGACCCGTTTTTTTGTGCCGGATCGGTTTCACCAGACCGATCTTGAATGGGTATGTGGACAGCTTCAGATCGCTCCAGAACTGAAGCCTGTTTTACGGTCCCGGCCAGTCTGCGGATTGGCCGGGACCGGTTGCTGGTATTACTTGAGGTGTGCCCGAAGCATCCAGGCTATTTTTTCGTGCTTTTCCAGCAGTC
This window harbors:
- a CDS encoding carboxylesterase/lipase family protein codes for the protein MIQRRDFLTQLSLATAAISLPQVAFPSAPKADEFVEVAITHGRIRGMRKEGVNLFKGIPYGGRISGDRRFRRPAPLEKWTGVRDALEFGAPAIQNPRRNEPAPSEDCLFLNVWTPANDHKKRPVLFYSHGGGFVVGSGASGGQDGSNLARNFDVVVVETNHRLGLLGFLYLDDIGGPDYAGSGNMGMLDIVDGLKWVHDNIAQFGGDPANVMIWGESGGGAKTSCLYAMPSAAPYFNKASIESGPGVRMTPKETAAETTALLLKELNIDPKDWKKLLDVPAADLLAIQGKLPSVAPFLGKNTKGAVLRRAGGFGPVVDGVVLPHHPFDPTAPALSKNKPLLVGWNEDEYTFFAWERKDTEFAKLDFDGLQKRLEPQYGEDTPKLIAAYRKARPNATAPQLYIAISSIAMMGLGSVDIAEKKVKEGGAPVYLYNFGYKSEKPIPGTDYPMGTPHAMDISFKFNNEIPPRDGSAPKESFFGGNRPERFVASHHFAELWTTFARTGKPAAKDVPQWPAYNLKTRPTMRIDAQCEIIDNRFSQELAMWRSIGKL